The following nucleotide sequence is from Mesorhizobium sp. J8.
GGCCGGCGGGGCTCGGCCATCGTGACGGCTCGCGGAAAGCCCGAAGGAACATCTTCCAGATCATGGGTCCTCGGCCCCACCATATCGGGTCGAGACGGGGGTAATCGATATGCGTACGTGCATCGCAACGACAGTTCAAACAACCTCGCCACGCGAACCGGGTCGACCTGCGTTGAGCAGGGCCGATCGGCTTGCGAGGGGCAGCTGGCTGGTTCCGATCCTGGTCGCCTGCGGCCAGCTTGCTTTTGGCGGCCCCGCCAGCGCGGCCCCGGCGAGGAACAGCGCGCCGGTCGAGGCAGCCGCCAAGCCCGACATTGCTCCGACGGCTTTCGAGTTGCAGCTTCTCTACGCCGACCGCACCTGGAACTGGAAAGACGGCGCCGCCTATTTCGGAATGGACAGGCGCCTGCATGCCTGGACGAAAGGGGAGGATTCGCCCGCCGTCGGCGAGGGCCGCTGGCTGGTGACGGAAAAGGGCAAGATGTGCATGGAGCTTGCCTGGCGCTCCAAGACTTATTCCACCAAGCCGCAGCGCACCTGCTACAGCCACCGTGTCGATAAGGGCAATATCGAGCAGCGCAAGGACCCTGACGGCACGTGGTATGGGTTCAAGCACGCCAAGGACGATCCCGCCGACGAGCACCGGAAGTTCGAGGCGGGCAACACCAAGGGCGCGCAGTTCGACGAGACCCGCAAACTGGTCGACAGCAAGAGCTGAAGCTATTCCAGGGAAAGTGTGAGTTGGTTTCGGCGGTCTCGCCGTGGAATCCGTCCACATTGCGCTCGCGCAACCGGCCGCCAAAATTGGAGGCTCGCTGAGACGGCCTTAGCCGAACTCAGCGAGCCCACGCCCCGACGCATTACTCACAGGGCCGACCGTCGGCCTCGTGGGCCGGCGTTTCTGATTGACGTTCGCGCCGCGCGGCGCGCGCAATGTGCGCGCCGCGGCGGCCGAAACGCCGGAATTGGGCAAGGCCGGGCCGAGCCCGAAGAAGGGGGCGGCCGTCCTCACGATGGTGTCGATGTCGGAAAGCTGCGCCACGAAGCCCAGCTGTTCGCGGGCAAGGCTGGGGTCGGCAAAAAGCCCTGCCGGATCACCGGGGCGGCGCGCCTTGTACACGGCCGGGACCGGCCGCGATGTGATCCGCTCGACCGCGTCCATGATCTGCCTGATCGAGACCCCGCGACCGGTGCCAAGGTTGACCGCAAGGCTTTTGCCGCCGGCCTCCAGATGCAGCAGGGCCTTGAGGTGCGCCCGGGCGAGGTCGCTGACATGGACGTAGTCGCGCACGCAGGTGCCGTCCGCTGTCTCATAGTCGGTGCCGAAAACCTCGATCGCCTCGATCATGCCGGACGCCGCCATCAACACCCTGGGGATGAGATGGGTTTCCGGGGTGTGCCATTCGCCGAGCTCGCCGTCGGGGTCGGCGCCGCAGGCATTGAAGTAGCGCAAGATTGCGTATTTCGTGCCGTAAGCCGAGGCATGGTCCTTGATGATCTGTTCGCCCATGAGCTTGCTGCGGCCGTAAGGGCTGATTGGGTCCTGAGACGAGGTCTCGCGCACGGGGAGCGCCTCCGGCATGCCATAGGTCGCGCAACTGGAAGAGAAGATGATATTGCCGATGCCGTTTGCCCGTGCGGCCTCGAGCACGGCGATCGTCCCGGCGACATTGACCGAATAATAGTCCGCGGGGTCGCTGACCGACTCGCCGACATAGGCAAGCGCGGCGAAATGGATCACCGCCTGCGGCCGGTGGATTGCGATGGCTCGCTCGAGCGCGCCGCGGTCGCGGATGTCGCCGACCACCAGCGGCCCCCAGGCCACCGCCTGCTCGTTGCCGCGGCTGAGATTGTCGTAGACCACGGGCAGATAGCCGGCCGCCGCCAGCTGCTTGCAGGTATGGCTGCCGATGAAGCCGGCGCCGCCCGTTACCAGGATGGGGCGGGCACTCATAGCGCCAAAGCCTCGCCGGAGGACAAATGGCCGCCACGTGAGGTTCCGGGCTGCCGGCGGCCCAGCAGGGCTTCGAAATAGCCCGCGGTATAGGCCAGCCCCTCGCTCAGCGGGACCTTTGGCTTCCAGCCCAGCTGCTGCTCGGCGAAGCTGATGTCGGGCCTGCGCTGCCGGGGATCGTCGACCGGCAACGGCCTGTGCACGATCCGCGAGCGGGAGTTGGTGCAATCGAGAACGAGCTCGGCCAGTTCCATGACGGTGAACTCGCCGGGGTTTCCGAGATTGACCGGATGTTTCGGCGCCGTCGGCGACCGCATCAGCCGAACAAACCCTTCGATGAGGTCGTCGACATAGCAGAAGGAGCGCGTCTGCGTGCCGCTGCCATAGACGGTGATATCGTCTCCGCGCAGCGCCTGGACGATGAAGTTGGACACCACGCGTCCGTCATCGGGCTGCATGCGCGGCCCATAGGTGTTGAAGATGCGCGCGACCCGGACATCGAGGCCGTAAGTTCTCGAATAGTCGAAGAACAACGTTTCGGCCGAGCGCTTGCCTTCGTCGTAACAGGCGCGTGGGCCATGCGTGTTGACGTTGCCGAAATAGCCTTCGGGTTGCGGATGCACCAGTGGATCGCCATAGACCTCGGAGGTCGAAGCCTGGAATATCTTGGCGTTGTGGCGCCGGGCGAGTTCCAGGAGGTTGATCGCCCCGAGCACGCTGGTCTTGAACGTGTGGATAGGATCGGCCTGATAGTGGGGCGGGGAAGCCGGGCAGGCGAGGTTGTAGATCTCGTCGACGACGATATCCGTCGGCAGGGCATCGACAACGTCGTGGCTGATGCAGGTGAAAGGGACGTCGCGCGCGATGCCGGCTAGATTGGATTTTTTGCCGGTGTGGAAATTGTCCAGGGCGATGACTTCGTACCCGTCCGCAAGCAGTCGCTCGCACAAATGAGAACCCAGGAAGCCCGCTCCGCCGGTGACCAGGGCTCGGCCACGATCGATGCCCTTTCGACCCGATCGTACCGGCTTCAGAACTTTGATGACCCTATTCATGGCAACCCCGTACGCACACACGCTACCGTTCCGGGACGGGGCCTTGCCCGACCAGGTTATAAAGTCGGTTCCTCCGCATATGCGGAGGAGCCAGCACTGATGTGCGTCATAATTTTCTGAGTTCGCGGGGCTGTTGCTCTACGGCTTGTCTCTGCCGCTTAAGCGTCCTTGCGCCCCTAAATCGCGATCCACGAGTCGGTTGCCACCACCGCAGACTGCTCGCCCAAATTGCACACCCAACGCATATAAAGATATACCCGTATCGCGGGTAGTCAACTAAATTAGCGTTTTGTTAACCTCACGCCTTTGCGAGCGGTTAACGATGACAGCTGCTTACCGGCTGGTCAGCGGCGAAGCCTTTGTCTTGGGACACTTTCGTAACCGGAGCTGTATTCATCGAATTGCGGAAGAATGTCGAAAGCAGCCTTCGACGTCATTCTTCAAGCCTCCAAGCAACGCCATCATGACGCGAGGTCGAGATTGCGCGCCGCGTCTAGATGTTCTCGGCGAGTGCCCCGGAATTTCTGGGGAAGCAGTGCGACTG
It contains:
- a CDS encoding DUF995 domain-containing protein, producing the protein MSRADRLARGSWLVPILVACGQLAFGGPASAAPARNSAPVEAAAKPDIAPTAFELQLLYADRTWNWKDGAAYFGMDRRLHAWTKGEDSPAVGEGRWLVTEKGKMCMELAWRSKTYSTKPQRTCYSHRVDKGNIEQRKDPDGTWYGFKHAKDDPADEHRKFEAGNTKGAQFDETRKLVDSKS
- a CDS encoding UDP-glucuronic acid decarboxylase family protein; translated protein: MNRVIKVLKPVRSGRKGIDRGRALVTGGAGFLGSHLCERLLADGYEVIALDNFHTGKKSNLAGIARDVPFTCISHDVVDALPTDIVVDEIYNLACPASPPHYQADPIHTFKTSVLGAINLLELARRHNAKIFQASTSEVYGDPLVHPQPEGYFGNVNTHGPRACYDEGKRSAETLFFDYSRTYGLDVRVARIFNTYGPRMQPDDGRVVSNFIVQALRGDDITVYGSGTQTRSFCYVDDLIEGFVRLMRSPTAPKHPVNLGNPGEFTVMELAELVLDCTNSRSRIVHRPLPVDDPRQRRPDISFAEQQLGWKPKVPLSEGLAYTAGYFEALLGRRQPGTSRGGHLSSGEALAL
- the galE gene encoding UDP-glucose 4-epimerase GalE, translated to MSARPILVTGGAGFIGSHTCKQLAAAGYLPVVYDNLSRGNEQAVAWGPLVVGDIRDRGALERAIAIHRPQAVIHFAALAYVGESVSDPADYYSVNVAGTIAVLEAARANGIGNIIFSSSCATYGMPEALPVRETSSQDPISPYGRSKLMGEQIIKDHASAYGTKYAILRYFNACGADPDGELGEWHTPETHLIPRVLMAASGMIEAIEVFGTDYETADGTCVRDYVHVSDLARAHLKALLHLEAGGKSLAVNLGTGRGVSIRQIMDAVERITSRPVPAVYKARRPGDPAGLFADPSLAREQLGFVAQLSDIDTIVRTAAPFFGLGPALPNSGVSAAAARTLRAPRGANVNQKRRPTRPTVGPVSNASGRGLAEFG